A part of Lepisosteus oculatus isolate fLepOcu1 chromosome 16, fLepOcu1.hap2, whole genome shotgun sequence genomic DNA contains:
- the gdap1l1 gene encoding ganglioside-induced differentiation-associated protein 1-like 1, which produces MASSNNVTPTNCSWWPISAIDEDGKIADGEESQEAALDCKPTSKNRLVLYHWTQSFNSQKVRLVINEKGLLCDERDVSLPLTEHKEPWFMRLNLGEEVPVLIHGDTIVSDYNQIIDYLEKNFVGENVPQLIPEPGSPLNARVLQYRELLDTLPMDAYTHGCILHPELTTDSMIPKYATAEIRRHLANAASELMKLDHEEPQLTEPYLSKQKKLMAKILDHDNVNYLKKILSELAMVLDQVEAELEKRKLEYQGQKCELWLCGPHFTLADISLGSTLHRLKFLGLSKKYWEDGSRPNLQSFFERVQKRYAFRKVLGDIHTTLLSAVLPNAFRMVKRKPPSFFGASFLMGSLGGMGYFAYWYLKKKYM; this is translated from the exons ATGGCGTCTTCCAACAATGTTACCCCTACTAACTGTAGCTGGTGGCCAATTTCAGCCATAGACGAAGACGGCAAGATCGCGGATGGTGAGGAAAGTCAGGAAGCAGCGTTAGACTGCAAGCCCACCTCGAAAAACAGGCTCGTTTTGTACCACTGGACGCAGTCTTTCAACTCGCAAAAG GTGCGTCTGGTGATCAACGAGAAGGGCTTGTTGTGTGACGAGCGCGACGTGAGCCTGCCCCTGACCGAGCACAAGGAGCCCTGGTTCATGCGGCTCAACCTGGGCGAGGAGGTGCCCGTCTTGATCCACGGCGACACCATTGTCAGTGACTACAACCAGATTATTGATTACTTAGAGAAAAACTTTGTGGGAG AGAACGTCCCCCAGCTGATCCCCGAGCCTGGATCTCCTCTCAATGCCCGAGTCCTGCAGTACCGCGAGCTCCTGGACACACTGCCCATGGACGCTTACACGCACGGCTGCATCCTGCACCCAGAGCTGACCACCGACTCCATGATCCCAAAGTACGCCACTGCTGAAATACGTC GACACCTGGCCAACGCTGCCTCAGAACTGATGAAGCTGGACCACGAGGAGCCTCAGTTGACAGAGCCATATCTATCCAAGCAAAAAAAACTCATG GCTAAGATTCTTGACCATGACAACGTGAACTACCTGAAGAAAATCCTCAGTGAGCTCGCCATGGTGCTTGATCAAGTAGAAGCCGAACTGGAGAAGAGGAAACTAGAATATCAAG GTCAAAAGTGtgagctgtggctctgtgggCCACATTTTACCCTCGCCGATATCTCACTGGGTTCCACACTGCACCGCCTCAAATTCCTGGGACTTTCAAAGAAATACTGGGAGGATGGGAGCCGGCCCAATCTCCAGTCTTTCTTTGAGCGCGTGCAGAAACGCTACGCTTTCCGCAAGGTCCTGGGAGACATCCACACCACCCTGCTGTCGGCCGTGCTGCCCAACGCTTTCCGAATGGTGAAGAGAAAGCCCCCTTCCTTCTTCGGGGCTTCCTTCCTCATGGGCTCCCTGGGCGGAATGGGATATTTTGCCTAttggtatttaaaaaagaaatacatgtaG